The DNA sequence TTTCGGGACAACCTCAACCGGTGCAGACACAGTGGGGTCGGGGACCGGAGCAGGTGTTACAGGCACAGGTTCTACTGCCTTTTCGGCTTTCCGCTTTTCGCGCTTTTCTTTCCGGCTCGGTTCTGGAACAGCGGGCGTAGCGGCTGGCTGATCGGCAGGGGCGGTTACCGGAGCAGGAGCGGGTGGTGCCGGAGCAGGCGCTTTAGCCGGGGCAGGCATCTCTTTGGCGGCTTTTTTAGCCTGCTTTATGCGCTCCTTTTCGGCCTGCTTAGCTTCGTACTCCCGTTGTTTCTGGGCCCATTCGGCCCGGATCTGGCGGTCTCTCTGTACTTCCCGGTCTATTCTATCTTTCTGTTTTTGCTCAGCAGGTGTGAGCGTACGGGCGGCTGGTGCAGTCGTTTTGGGTGGGGTAGCCGGCGTTTGCTGAGCCAGCGATGATGTTCCGGCCAAAGCACTCAGCAACAGAACAGACAGAAGTTTCTTCATAAGGTCAAACATGGGGCGATCCGGCATCATTGCCGCTGCAACGATGCCGGATCGACGGTCATTTATTTCTTCAGCGCTGCGTAGTTCTTGTAGAAGTACGGGATGGTTTCAATGCCTTTGTAGAAGTTGAACAGGCCATAGCTCTCGTTGGGCGAGTGCAGGGCATCACTGTCCAGACCAAAGCCCATCAGGATCGACTTTACACCGAGTTCCTGCTCAAACAAGGCTACAATGGGGATACTGCCCCCACCCCGGGTGGGAATAGGCTTTTTACCCCAGGCATCCTCAAACGCTTTACTAGCGGCCGCAAACTCGACCGAGTCAACGGGCGTTACGTAGGGCAGACCACCGTGGTGGGGCTTCACCGTAACCGTTACGCCAGCAGGGGCAATGGACTCAAAATGTTTCGTGAACAGCTTGGTGATGACATCGGGCGTCTGGTTGGGCACCAGCCGCATGCTGATTTTTGCCGATGCTTTCGATGGTAATACCGTCTTGGCTCCTTCGCCCGTGTAGCCCCCCCAGATGCCATTCACGTCCAGCGTTGGCCGGATAGACGTACGCTCGTTGGTCGAGTATCCTTTTTCGCCCATAACATCGGCAATACCCAGATCCTGCTTATAGTCGTCGAGTACAAATGGAGCTTTGGCCAGTTCGGCCCGTTCTGCGTCGCTCAGGTCGGCAACGTCATCGTAGAAGCCAGGAATGGTGATGCGCCCGTCGGCGTCATGGAGCGACGCAATCATGCCGGCCAGTACGTTGATCGGGTTGGCAACACCACCTCCGTACACGCCGGAATGCAGATCCCGGTTGGGGCCCGTCACCTCAACTTCTACGTAGGAAAGTCCCCGAAGGCCCGTTTCGAGCGATGGCGTTTCGTTGGAGATAATACTCGTATCGGAGATCAGGATAACGTCGGCGCTGAGCATCTCGCGGTGTTCCGCCACGAACGTACCCAGGTGGTCGGAGCCCACTTCCTCTTCTCCTTCGATCATGACCTTGACGTTGCAGGGCAGACCGTCGGTAGCCAGCATGGATTCGAGTGCCTTCACATGCATGTAAAACTGCCCTTTATCGTCGCAGGCACCACGCGCGTAGATGCGCTCATTGCGGATGGTTGGCTCAAACGGGGGCGACAGCCAGAGTTCGTACGGATCGGCAGGCTGTACATCGTAGTGCCCATACACGAGTACGGTTGGCCGGCTCGGGTCGACCAGTTTCTCGGCGTACACGATTGGGTGGCCCGGTGTTTCATGCAACGCAGCCTTATCCAGCCCGGCTGCGGTCAATTTATCCCGGACAAATTCGGCGGCACGCCGAACA is a window from the Spirosoma rigui genome containing:
- a CDS encoding dipeptidase encodes the protein MTTYLEENKQRFLDELLELLRIPSVSADSAFKGDVRRAAEFVRDKLTAAGLDKAALHETPGHPIVYAEKLVDPSRPTVLVYGHYDVQPADPYELWLSPPFEPTIRNERIYARGACDDKGQFYMHVKALESMLATDGLPCNVKVMIEGEEEVGSDHLGTFVAEHREMLSADVILISDTSIISNETPSLETGLRGLSYVEVEVTGPNRDLHSGVYGGGVANPINVLAGMIASLHDADGRITIPGFYDDVADLSDAERAELAKAPFVLDDYKQDLGIADVMGEKGYSTNERTSIRPTLDVNGIWGGYTGEGAKTVLPSKASAKISMRLVPNQTPDVITKLFTKHFESIAPAGVTVTVKPHHGGLPYVTPVDSVEFAAASKAFEDAWGKKPIPTRGGGSIPIVALFEQELGVKSILMGFGLDSDALHSPNESYGLFNFYKGIETIPYFYKNYAALKK